The proteins below come from a single Seriola aureovittata isolate HTS-2021-v1 ecotype China chromosome 23, ASM2101889v1, whole genome shotgun sequence genomic window:
- the cntf gene encoding ciliary neurotrophic factor — translation MAEQEEQTITVLDAPVTGRSRTGRAVALARLLHHECTHLLQLYKAKETFLVDHTPDGRRIVSLSPDSEEPSTEEKVQLLHSALRRCLGLLHCVILKEVEEWGDLEGDYETMRKTVQVRLEHLLHSTKDLVETEDKTLEVTPDHQCNEETDGAGGVFGLKMWTYQVLMELIHWADHAVQTLHVLHTEREGTEEI, via the exons ATggcagagcaggaggagcagacgATAACCGTGCTGGACGCGCCGGTGACTGGCCGGTCGCGAACGGGGAGAGCGGTGGCTCTCGCCCGTCTACTGCACCACGAATGTACTCATCTGCTCCAGCTATAT AAAGCAAAGGAGACCTTCTTAGTGGACCACACCCCAGACGGCAGACGCATCGTGTCCCTGTCCCCGGACTCGGAGGAGCCCAGCACCGAGGAGAAGGTGCAGTTGCTGCATTCAGCTCTGCGGCGGTGCTTGGGGCTGCTCCACTGTGTCAtcctgaaggaggtggaggaatgGGGTGATCTGGAGGGCGACTATGAGACCATGAGGAAGACCGTCCAAGTCCGGCTGGAGCACTTGCTCCACAGCACCAAAGATTTGGTTGAGACTGAGGACAAGACCCTGGAAGTCACCCCTGACCACCAGTGTAATGAG GAAACTGATGGTGCAGGGGGAGTTTTTGGCCTCAAAATGTGGACCTATCAAGTGCTGATGGAGCTAATCCACTGGGCTGACCATGCAGTGCAGACCCTCCATGTCTTACATACAGAGAGGGAAGGAACAGAGGAGatctaa